Below is a window of Prosthecochloris sp. GSB1 DNA.
GACGACAAGCGCCGGCCGGTGGGCCGTGTTCGGCTTCGTCGCCCTGGTGCTGTTCGTCTATGCCGCGGTCACCGGCAGCGCCGCTCCGGTCAAAAGGGCGTCTCTGATGACGCTCGTACTGCTCGGCGGTTCGGTCTCCGGTCGCCGGTCCTTTCCGCTGAACTCCCTGGCGGCGGCCGACCTCGTGCTGCTCTTTCTCGATCCCCTCGACCTCTTCAGCGCGGGATTCCTGATGACGAACGCGGCTGTGGCCGCCATCATCCTGCTCTATCCGCCCCTTTCCTCTCTCGCGGGCGGATGGCCGGGGATCGGGGGCGCGCTTTTTCGTCCGTTCTGGCAGGCGTTCAGCGTGAGCCTCGCTGCCATCGTCGGCGTCTCGCCCCTGATTGCTTTCTTTTTCGACGCCTTTTCCTTCGCGGCCTTCATCGCGAACCTGCCGGTCGTCTTGCTCGTGAGTCTCATGCTCTACGCCATACTGCCCGCTTTGCTTCTGAACCTGGTGATGCCGTCGCTCGCACTTCTGCCGGCTGCGAGCGCCTGGCTGTTTTCCAGCATGGCGCTCGACGTGACAGCGTTTTTCGGTTCGCTCGATTGGGCGAGCGTCGATGTGCATCCGGGAATCGGCGATCTCGCCGTCTATTATCCCGCGCTTATCCTGACGCTGTTCTTCACCCGGCGCAAAAAAGCCGCGGGAGTCCTCGTCAGCGTTCTCTGCACGCTCAACCTGTTCGTCTGGAGGCCGCTGGTCGCCGGGCCCGTTTCTCCGCCGCCGGTGCTGCCGGTGAACGTCACGGGAACCACCGCCCTGCTCGTCACCTCGGGCGGATCTACCATCCTCGTCGACATCGGAAAGAAGCCCCGTGATATTGAAACGATCGAACGTCAGATGCGCCGCAACGGGATTGCTTCTCTCGCCGCCGCCGTGCAGTTCACGGCGCCCGATTCCCTTGTCGCATCTGTAGGAGCGCCGCAGCACATGCTTTCAACGGACCGGTTCCTGAAACTGTCCTCGTTCGTGCTTGCCCGGCCGGAAAGGCACGTGCTGCGGGTCTGGAGCCCCGATGGTTCGTCAATGCTGCTTGCATCCGGAATCGACGCCCTTTCGAGCTTCGAAAGAGACGGGGCGGACAGGGTGTTCGTGTGTGTGAAACGGTTCGGGATCGCGGAGTACCGGGCGTTGTCCGAATGGCTTGACTCCGCAGCTCCGAAGGAGTGCGTGGTTATCCGCTCGCCGCGGATGAGGTCGAAGGACCGGGCACTGCTCGCTCATCTGGCGGGGAAGCGGACGGAGATGACCGTTCCCTGAAAGAGGCGGGTTAACACTGACGTGCGATCACACTGACCGGCACGGACAGAAGAAAAGTTGCCGTGAACGACTCCGGCATGCCTCGTCCGGCGATCGTGAACGTCAGCGTCAGTCAGTGTTTTTCGCCACCGTTCGGAATACTCCATCAAAACGAACAGCATGACGATGAAAAAAAATCTTCTTTCACCCCTGCCCGAAGACCTCGATGACGAGGTGTTCGAGGAGCTTGTCCGATCGCCCCAGGTACGGATCGAGCGGATAGTTTCCAACGGCCACTCGTCGCCACGGAGCGGATGGTACGACCAGGATGAATCGGAATGGGTGCTCGTGCTCCGGGGGGCTGGCGCTATTCTCTTCGAGGACGGTGAGGAAGCCGTGCTGCGCGCCGGAGATTCGATGGGCATTCCCGCTCACAGGAAACACAGGGTGCTGTGGACCGACAGGGAAGGCCCGACCGTCTGGCTGGCCGTGTTCTACCGGCAGGGAGGCGATACGTAGGGCGAATCACTCGTTTTCGATAAGGGGAAGCTGGTTGCCGGCGGTGAAGCCGGAATCCTCGATGATCTTTTTCGCCTCGTCGGAAAAGTCCGAACCGTCGAGTTTGCTCAACACTCTGGCGATGGTGTGGATCTTGCCTTCGACCGGCAGGAATTTGTTGACCACGATGATGTTGTTTTCCCGGAGGCGGCAGTCTCCGCCGAGAAAGTTTCCCTTTTCGTAGCGGAGCTTATAGCCGTTTTCTCCCACGGTTTTTTCAAGCACTTCCAGTTTTTTCTGTTTCTTCATGCGCGTCCTCCTTCGCGGGTTTCGGGTAAGGATGAACAGAGGTACCTGATGATCGGGGCTGCGTGCAGCGCCTGGAGG
It encodes the following:
- a CDS encoding ComEC/Rec2 family competence protein, translated to MQAFFAPYPALRLLLPVCTGILTGIFVSLPLRWWLALFFLSAVVLTVSLVVSRSGKRSMPSSPDFFSMAVYTSLVFSGFAAYSGYSYNYVRADSVLNWLDREVLVYGKVASRPKQYEKGAGWTMEVKEVFEKGKTSSASGRIRVFLRLGHGERRLPETGDMVRLKGRPELIEGAENPGDFDPREFYRMQGVHAELFCAGPRQMIDYGVDGGDPFEFWIVRPVRRYLDASLDALLPAGQEREFFKGLLLGSRDRLDPEVYRSFRTTGTAHVLAISGLHVGLIAVGLTAALQRFRTTSAGRWAVFGFVALVLFVYAAVTGSAAPVKRASLMTLVLLGGSVSGRRSFPLNSLAAADLVLLFLDPLDLFSAGFLMTNAAVAAIILLYPPLSSLAGGWPGIGGALFRPFWQAFSVSLAAIVGVSPLIAFFFDAFSFAAFIANLPVVLLVSLMLYAILPALLLNLVMPSLALLPAASAWLFSSMALDVTAFFGSLDWASVDVHPGIGDLAVYYPALILTLFFTRRKKAAGVLVSVLCTLNLFVWRPLVAGPVSPPPVLPVNVTGTTALLVTSGGSTILVDIGKKPRDIETIERQMRRNGIASLAAAVQFTAPDSLVASVGAPQHMLSTDRFLKLSSFVLARPERHVLRVWSPDGSSMLLASGIDALSSFERDGADRVFVCVKRFGIAEYRALSEWLDSAAPKECVVIRSPRMRSKDRALLAHLAGKRTEMTVP
- a CDS encoding cupin domain-containing protein, which gives rise to MKKNLLSPLPEDLDDEVFEELVRSPQVRIERIVSNGHSSPRSGWYDQDESEWVLVLRGAGAILFEDGEEAVLRAGDSMGIPAHRKHRVLWTDREGPTVWLAVFYRQGGDT